The following proteins are co-located in the Conyzicola lurida genome:
- a CDS encoding TetR/AcrR family transcriptional regulator, with protein sequence MPTPERTSLDAIVLAARDLLEEEGLAALTMNAVALRVGVRAPSLYKRVENRDRLIQLVAEATLTDLAGRVDDEAGIAEIVNELRAFGRERPAAFQLVMTPAAGTAVADLQFRVAASEGVLRGAGRLAGEEQALEAARTVTAWATGFISMELNGAFQLGGDVDAAWDYGVERIVAAISERA encoded by the coding sequence ATGCCCACACCGGAACGAACCTCGCTCGACGCCATCGTGCTCGCCGCCCGCGACCTGCTCGAAGAGGAGGGGCTCGCGGCACTCACGATGAACGCGGTCGCCCTGCGGGTGGGCGTGCGTGCGCCATCCCTCTACAAGCGTGTGGAAAACCGCGACCGGCTGATTCAGCTGGTCGCCGAGGCGACGCTCACCGATCTGGCCGGCCGCGTCGACGACGAGGCCGGGATCGCCGAGATCGTGAACGAGCTGCGCGCGTTCGGGCGGGAGCGTCCCGCCGCGTTCCAGCTCGTGATGACGCCGGCGGCGGGTACCGCGGTGGCCGACCTCCAGTTCCGCGTCGCCGCGAGCGAGGGCGTGCTCCGCGGGGCCGGGCGGCTCGCGGGCGAGGAGCAGGCGCTCGAGGCGGCCCGCACGGTCACCGCGTGGGCCACCGGGTTCATCAGCATGGAGCTGAACGGCGCGTTCCAGCTCGGCGGCGACGTCGACGCGGCGTGGGACTACGGGGTGGAGCGGATCGTCGCGGCGATCAGCGAGCGGGCTTAG
- a CDS encoding ArsR/SmtB family transcription factor, with protein MDAVLQALSDPGRRTLLEQLRQGPATAGELADLLPIARPGVSRHLRVLREAGLVEVRTDAQRRVYSLHPEPLAELDDWLDGYRALWTQRLDALHTEVARGKRQTRS; from the coding sequence ATGGATGCGGTACTGCAGGCTCTCTCGGACCCCGGTCGACGTACTCTGCTGGAACAGCTGAGGCAGGGCCCCGCGACGGCCGGCGAGCTCGCCGACCTCCTCCCCATCGCCCGCCCCGGGGTATCGCGGCACCTGCGCGTGCTCCGGGAGGCGGGCCTGGTCGAGGTGCGCACCGACGCGCAACGCCGCGTGTACTCGTTGCATCCTGAGCCGCTTGCCGAACTCGACGACTGGCTCGACGGATACCGCGCGCTCTGGACCCAGCGTCTGGACGCCCTGCACACCGAAGTGGCGCGCGGAAAGCGACAGACAAGGAGTTAG
- a CDS encoding MBL fold metallo-hydrolase, with translation MKLSESLHRIGNDIVAVYLVDTPEGVTVIDAGLAGHWHELVTELASMGRTLDDIKGVILTHGDGDHIGFAERLRRDHGVPVYVHPADAERAKGGPKPANAKQQMKLGGLLSFIGYTLRKNGLRTTNLTEVVDAREGDTLDLPGAPQIIGMPGHSPGSIAVYIPAVDAVFVGDALTTRHVLTGSVGPQPAPFTDEPAQAIASLRALLPTGATWVLPGHGAPWSGGVAAAVAVVEAAAQESK, from the coding sequence ATGAAGCTCAGCGAATCCCTCCACCGCATCGGCAACGACATCGTCGCCGTCTACCTCGTCGACACTCCCGAGGGGGTGACCGTCATCGACGCCGGCCTCGCCGGACACTGGCACGAGCTGGTGACCGAACTGGCATCGATGGGTCGCACCCTCGATGACATCAAGGGCGTCATCCTGACCCACGGCGACGGCGACCACATCGGTTTCGCCGAACGCCTGCGCCGCGACCACGGAGTGCCGGTCTACGTGCACCCCGCCGACGCGGAGCGCGCAAAGGGCGGACCGAAACCCGCCAACGCCAAGCAGCAGATGAAGCTCGGCGGCCTGCTCAGCTTCATCGGCTACACACTGCGCAAGAACGGCCTGCGCACGACCAACCTGACCGAGGTAGTCGACGCGCGCGAGGGCGACACCCTCGACCTGCCCGGCGCCCCGCAGATCATCGGCATGCCCGGACACTCCCCTGGCAGCATCGCGGTCTACATCCCGGCGGTGGACGCGGTGTTCGTCGGCGACGCTCTCACCACACGCCACGTGCTCACCGGCAGCGTCGGCCCGCAGCCCGCGCCGTTCACCGACGAGCCCGCCCAGGCCATCGCCTCGCTGCGCGCCCTGCTGCCCACCGGCGCGACGTGGGTGCTGCCCGGCCACGGAGCCCCGTGGAGCGGAGGTGTCGCGGCAGCCGTCGCAGTGGTCGAGGCTGCCGCGCAGGAATCCAAGTAA
- a CDS encoding SRPBCC domain-containing protein: protein MTGILGEILTLDDNAPGTGTVRMHDRFDTSIEDLWSAMTEPDRVARWIGRIDGDLRVGGSFSARLTSHWEGTARVDVCEPHTHLVVTMRPGEEDETVFEARLTAADGATDLLVEERGLPLETISAHGAGWQAHLEDLAAHIAGRDPVPWVDRWGELAPTYEAMSAEVRATR, encoded by the coding sequence ATGACCGGCATTCTGGGAGAAATTCTGACCTTGGATGACAACGCTCCCGGCACGGGAACGGTGCGGATGCACGACAGGTTCGACACCTCGATCGAGGATCTCTGGTCGGCGATGACCGAGCCCGACCGCGTCGCCCGGTGGATCGGCCGGATCGACGGCGATCTGCGCGTGGGCGGCAGCTTCAGCGCCAGGCTCACCAGCCATTGGGAGGGCACCGCCCGGGTCGACGTGTGCGAGCCGCATACGCATCTCGTCGTCACGATGCGTCCGGGCGAGGAGGACGAGACGGTGTTCGAGGCCCGGCTGACGGCGGCCGACGGCGCAACCGACCTCCTCGTCGAGGAACGCGGCCTGCCGCTCGAGACGATCTCGGCACACGGCGCCGGTTGGCAGGCGCACCTCGAAGACCTCGCGGCCCATATCGCGGGCCGCGACCCCGTGCCCTGGGTGGACCGCTGGGGCGAGCTCGCGCCGACCTACGAGGCGATGTCCGCCGAGGTGCGCGCCACGCGCTGA
- a CDS encoding LLM class flavin-dependent oxidoreductase, whose translation MRHGITILAQDSWPEARRKWVLAEELGFDHAWTYDHLSWRSLADEPWGATVPTLTAAAAATSTIRLGTFVASPNFRHPVPFAKELATVDDISGGRLLLGVGSGGTGFDAFVLGQPGYTPRQRHERFAEFVERLDTLLRFEGPDDAGISFDGEWFTAVGARMVGTPAQTPRLPFVIAANGPKGLALAARFGQGWVTTGDERLVGDDWWHGVAELSKRLDDAADAAGRDPGTLDRYLSLDSEKVFSLASVDAFEEAAGRAAELGFTDVISHWPRRDGIYAGSEDVLVEAASRFR comes from the coding sequence ATGCGACACGGAATCACGATTCTCGCCCAGGACAGCTGGCCCGAAGCACGCCGCAAGTGGGTGCTCGCCGAAGAGCTCGGCTTCGACCACGCGTGGACCTACGACCACCTCTCCTGGCGTTCGCTCGCCGACGAGCCGTGGGGCGCCACCGTGCCCACGCTGACCGCCGCCGCGGCCGCGACCTCGACCATCCGGCTCGGCACATTCGTGGCGTCGCCGAACTTCCGGCATCCCGTGCCCTTCGCCAAGGAGCTCGCGACCGTCGACGACATCTCCGGCGGCCGCCTGCTGCTCGGAGTGGGCTCCGGCGGCACCGGCTTCGACGCGTTCGTGCTCGGGCAGCCCGGGTACACGCCCCGCCAGCGGCACGAGCGGTTCGCCGAGTTCGTCGAGCGACTCGACACGCTGCTGAGATTCGAGGGGCCGGATGACGCCGGGATCTCGTTCGACGGCGAATGGTTCACCGCCGTCGGTGCGCGGATGGTGGGCACCCCCGCCCAGACGCCGCGCCTGCCGTTCGTGATCGCCGCCAACGGGCCGAAGGGACTCGCGCTGGCCGCCCGCTTCGGTCAAGGCTGGGTCACCACCGGCGACGAGCGACTGGTCGGCGACGACTGGTGGCACGGCGTCGCCGAGTTGTCCAAGAGATTGGATGACGCGGCCGACGCCGCCGGCCGCGACCCGGGCACGCTCGACCGCTACCTCTCGCTCGACTCCGAGAAGGTGTTCTCCCTGGCCAGCGTCGACGCGTTCGAGGAGGCGGCGGGGCGGGCGGCCGAGCTCGGGTTCACCGACGTGATCTCGCACTGGCCGCGCCGCGACGGCATCTACGCGGGGTCGGAGGACGTGCTGGTCGAGGCG